A part of Cottoperca gobio chromosome 4, fCotGob3.1, whole genome shotgun sequence genomic DNA contains:
- the LOC115007019 gene encoding proproteinase E-like, producing MMKIILILLFAAYAHGCGTPTYQPSVSRVVNGVDARPYSWPWQISLQYLSGSRYYHTCGGTLVAPNWVMTAGHCIGSRTYRVVMGEYDLTKEESFEQISRVEKIVVHPRWDDNCLSCGNDIAMIKLASPVVLNDKVQPSCVPESGEIAPNNDPCYITGWGRIYSGGPIASKLQQALLPVVGHSVCSSSSWWGSTVKPTMICGGGNIRSGCHGDSGGPLNCRGVDGRWYVQGVTSFVSSRGCNTPMKPTVFTRTSSFTKWISDTMLQN from the exons ATGATGAAAATCATCCTTATCCTGCTTTTTGCTGCCTACG CTCACGGCTGTGGCACGCCCACCTACCAGCCCTCTGTGAGTCGCGTTGTGAACGGGGTAGATGCTCGACCCTACAGCTGGCCCTGGCAG ATCTCTCTGCAGTATCTCAGCGGCTCCAGGTACTATCACACCTGTGGAGGCACTCTGGTCGCTCCCAACTGGGTCATGACTGCTGGTCACTGCATCGG ATCTCGTACCTACCGCGTGGTGATGGGGGAGTACGACCTCACCAAAGAGGAGAGCTTTGAGCAGATTAGCCGTGTTGAGAAGATCGTGGTTCACCCTCGTTGGGATGATAACTGCCTGTCTTGTGG TAATGACATCGCGATGATCAAACTGGCCTCCCCTGTCGTCCTGAACGACAAGGTGCAGCCATCCTGTGTGCCAGAGAGCGGAGAGATCGCTCCCAACAACGACCCCTGCTACATCACTGGCTGGGGAAGGATCTACA GTGGTGGTCCCATAGCCTCTAAGCTCCAGCAGGCTCTCCTTCCTGTGGTCGGCCACAgcgtgtgcagcagcagcagctggtgggGCAGCACTGTGAAACCCACAATGATCTGTGGTGGCGGTAACATTCGCTCTGGCTGCCAT GGGGATTCTGGAGGCCCTCTGAACTGCAGGGGTGTAGATGGCAGGTGGTACGTGCAGGGTGTGACCAGCTTCGTCTCCTCTCGAGGATGCAACACCCCCATGAAGCCCACGGTGTTCACTCGCACCTCTTCCTTCACCAAGTGGATCAGTGAC ACTATGCTGCAGAACTGA
- the LOC115006941 gene encoding alanine aminotransferase 2-like produces the protein MSSLQDVNPTVRSIRATTSLQGLAACVTEEIARGAKKPFQQVIDVSSGDPHRAGMAPMSFVRQVLAACIYPELLKDKSLPLDAIQRAQTLLGACSGGSVGSYSVTPPGIPYILKSVAEFIMRRDGGVNSNPEDIIFSSGSQKALSLVLHLMASGQGETRTGVLTPMPCPHTLPTLLDMSGVTLVPYQLTEERGWAVDLDELHRALKTAQGRCSPRAIYISNPGNPTGHVQDRKSIETVISFAATEGLVLLTEEVYQDSVYGKGRDFISYKRVLSEMGKDYSETVELVSLHSISSACMGECGLRGAYIEVINMEPAVMKYLREMHASSSPPVLSQLALEVMVNPPTPGDPSYKTYSQEILHSLTTLSHNAQRACEFLNVLPGMNCQPAMGGVFLYPRLHLPPQMVEEAQMLGVEADVLYCQRLLEEEGVCLGAGCENGQESPNYHIRLCVLAPPDTLEEMLARLSSFHLRLLDRFP, from the exons ATGAGTTCCCTGCAGGACGTGAACCCCACAGTGCGGAGCATCAGAGCCACAACGAGCCTGCAGGGTCTTGCTGCATGCGTCACAGAGGAGATCGCACGG GGAGCCAAGAAACCTTTCCAGCAAGTGATTGATGTCAGTTCAGGAGATCCCCACAGGGCAGGGATGGCACCCATGTCATTTGTTCGGcag GTCTTGGCAGCGTGTATTTACCCCGAGCTCCTCAAAGACAAAAGCCTTCCTCTGGATGCCATACAGAGGGCACAGACACTTCTGGGGGCCTGCAGTGGAGGGAGCGTGG GCTCATACAGTGTAACCCCCCCTGGCATACCATATATCCTGAAAAGTGTGGCTGAGTTCATCATGAGGCGAGACGGTGGAGTGAATTCAAACCCAGAAGACATAATCTTCTCCAGTGGTTCTCAGAAGGCTTTGTCG CTGGTTTTGCACCTAATGGCCAGTGGGCAGGGGGAGACTCGGACAGGCGTGTTGACCCCGATGCCCTGCCCACACACCCTACCCACGCTGCTGGACATGTCTGGGGTGACACTGGTGCCGTACCAGTTGACGGAGGAGCGAGGCTGGGCTGTAGACCTGGACGAGCTGCACCGAGCTTTGAAGACCGCTCAGGGGCGCTGCAGTCCCAGAGCCATTTACATCAGCAACCCTGGAAACCCCACAG GTCATGTGCAGGACAGGAAATCAATAGAGACAGTGATTAGTTTTGCTGCAACCGAGGGCCTCGTCCTGTTGACTGAAGAG GTGTACCAGGACAGCGTGTATGGAAAGGGCAGGGACTTTATTTCCTATAAGAGAGTCCTGTCTGAGATGGGCAAAGACTACTCAGAGACAGTGGAGTTGGTTTCTCTACATTCTATATCCAGCGCCTGCATGGGAGA gtGTGGTCTGAGAGGAGCGTATATCGAGGTAATTAACATGGAGCCAGCAGTGATGAAATATTTAAGAGAAATGCATGCCTCTTCCAGCCCTCCAGTTTTATCACAGCTCGCTCTGGAGGTCATGGTCAATCCACCCACACCTGGAGATCCTTCCTATAAAACATACTCACAG GAGATTCTTCATTCTCTGACAACTCTGTCCCACAATGCTCAGCGTGCTTGTGAGTTCCTGAATGTTCTTCCAGGGATGAACTGCCAACCAGCGATGGGGGGAGTCTTTCTCTATCCCCGTCTGCATTTACCACCTCAGATGGTAGAGGAGGCCCAG ATGTTAGGAGTGGAGGCAGATGTGCTTTACTGTCAGAGGTTACTGGAGgaggaaggtgtgtgtttgggagCCGGCTGTGAGAACGGACAAGAAAGTCCAAATTACCACATCAG gctgtgtgttttggCTCCTCCTGACACCCTGGAGGAGATGTTGGCACGACTTTCCTCTTTCCACCTGCGCCTGCTGGACAGATTTCCCTGA